In the Methylomonas rhizoryzae genome, one interval contains:
- a CDS encoding DNA internalization-related competence protein ComEC/Rec2 translates to MWWSLAFVAGIAWVQQLTRLPDVPEALALCALTFTFGRTRLGLRHWGCALLSAILWASLFGHWRLAQRLDAQWEGRDVRIEGYIADLPRIDQHRISFEFAVLKAAPGIPGKIRLSWYEPTPLLKGGQSWALTVRLKAPHGRSNPGGFDYEAWLFANGIDATGYVRTNPTAAHVTSPPFSPTRTLAAWRQRISDNLDLAMPAEAGLGIVKALTIGDQQQIDRPQWQLFRRTGVIHLMVISGAHVSLIAGLVFWAAGRAAAWLGPGKLAPPAIAAAAAWSAALLYAGLAGLTIPVQRALVMLSIALLALAWQRHSSASRTLCLALVAVTAFDPLAVISPGFWLSFAAVACLLYISGGRLVPDSAWRRAVTLHIAMAAGLTPLLILFFQQTSLIAPIANALAVPLVGLIVTPVALSAAALGLLSSELAGVLLWPLGFIINGLCDALNLLATIPAASVSLPAPSSFALACALAGVALALAPRGLPGRHWCAVFCLPLLFPTRDLPQHGDFRLSVLDVGQGLSAVLETSEHVLVFDTGPRFSEQADMGESVVLPYLRYRGIRRIDTLIVSHADNDHSGGTASLLAEMPVDTIYSSAPYWAKQQRGRYCRAGQQWEWNGIGFRMLGPLEHPFASENDNSCVLQINGPHFGVLFSGDIERAAEDSLTSGYGGSLASTILIAPHHGSKTSSSPAFLQQIKPAWVLIPAGHANRFGFPHPAVNARYQQLGASVLITGRSGAIVASVTGNHLDMQTWRASQRRYWLSPP, encoded by the coding sequence ATGTGGTGGTCGCTCGCCTTCGTAGCCGGGATAGCCTGGGTACAACAATTGACCCGCTTGCCGGATGTGCCGGAAGCTCTAGCGCTGTGCGCCTTGACTTTCACGTTCGGCCGCACCCGGCTAGGCTTGCGACACTGGGGGTGTGCGTTGTTGTCGGCAATATTGTGGGCGTCGTTATTCGGCCACTGGCGCTTGGCCCAGCGTTTGGATGCACAATGGGAAGGCCGTGATGTTCGCATTGAGGGCTATATTGCCGACTTGCCGCGCATCGATCAGCATAGGATCAGCTTCGAATTCGCGGTGCTGAAAGCCGCGCCCGGCATTCCCGGAAAAATTCGTCTCAGCTGGTACGAACCTACTCCCCTGCTAAAAGGCGGACAAAGTTGGGCATTGACAGTACGCCTGAAAGCCCCGCACGGACGCAGCAATCCCGGCGGCTTCGACTACGAGGCCTGGCTGTTCGCCAACGGGATAGACGCCACAGGTTACGTGCGAACCAACCCGACCGCGGCACACGTAACATCCCCGCCGTTCTCGCCGACCAGAACGCTAGCCGCCTGGCGGCAGCGCATTTCCGACAACCTCGATCTCGCCATGCCGGCCGAGGCTGGTTTAGGCATCGTCAAAGCGCTGACGATAGGCGATCAGCAACAAATCGATCGTCCGCAATGGCAGCTGTTCCGCCGCACCGGCGTGATTCATCTCATGGTCATCTCGGGCGCCCATGTCAGCCTGATCGCCGGCCTGGTGTTTTGGGCCGCCGGCCGGGCCGCCGCTTGGCTGGGGCCCGGCAAACTAGCGCCTCCCGCAATCGCGGCAGCGGCGGCATGGTCGGCGGCCTTGCTCTACGCCGGCTTAGCCGGCTTGACCATACCGGTACAACGCGCCCTGGTCATGTTAAGCATAGCCCTGCTGGCCTTGGCTTGGCAGCGGCATAGTTCGGCGAGCCGCACCCTTTGTTTGGCCTTGGTTGCCGTCACCGCTTTCGATCCGTTGGCCGTGATTTCGCCCGGTTTCTGGCTATCGTTCGCCGCCGTCGCTTGCTTGCTGTATATATCCGGCGGACGTTTGGTACCGGATTCGGCTTGGCGGCGCGCCGTTACGCTACATATCGCCATGGCGGCCGGCTTGACGCCGCTATTGATTCTGTTTTTTCAGCAAACCTCGCTGATCGCCCCCATTGCCAACGCGTTGGCGGTCCCACTGGTCGGCTTAATCGTCACCCCGGTTGCGTTATCGGCAGCCGCTCTAGGCTTGCTATCCAGCGAATTAGCCGGCGTTTTGCTTTGGCCGCTTGGTTTTATCATCAATGGCTTATGCGATGCGCTAAACCTGTTGGCTACCATTCCCGCCGCCAGTGTCTCACTGCCGGCGCCGTCGTCCTTCGCGCTCGCATGCGCACTGGCCGGCGTCGCTTTAGCCTTGGCACCGCGCGGCTTGCCGGGCCGGCACTGGTGCGCGGTGTTTTGCCTGCCGCTGCTGTTTCCGACACGCGACCTACCGCAACATGGCGATTTTCGCTTAAGCGTGTTAGATGTCGGCCAAGGTCTGTCGGCCGTGCTGGAAACCTCGGAGCACGTACTGGTCTTCGATACCGGCCCGCGTTTCTCCGAACAGGCCGACATGGGCGAAAGCGTGGTCTTGCCGTATTTGCGTTACCGCGGAATCCGCCGAATCGACACGCTAATAGTAAGCCACGCCGACAATGACCATAGCGGAGGCACCGCCTCTTTACTGGCCGAGATGCCGGTCGACACCATCTACAGTAGCGCCCCTTATTGGGCCAAACAACAGCGCGGTCGCTATTGCCGCGCCGGCCAGCAGTGGGAATGGAACGGGATTGGCTTTCGCATGCTTGGCCCGCTGGAACACCCCTTTGCCTCGGAAAACGACAACTCTTGCGTCTTGCAAATCAACGGCCCGCACTTTGGCGTATTGTTCAGCGGCGACATCGAACGCGCAGCCGAGGATAGTTTGACAAGCGGCTATGGCGGCAGCCTGGCCAGCACTATTTTGATTGCCCCGCACCACGGCAGCAAAACCTCTTCGAGCCCGGCATTTTTGCAGCAAATCAAACCGGCTTGGGTACTCATTCCGGCAGGTCACGCCAACCGTTTCGGCTTTCCGCATCCTGCCGTTAATGCCCGCTACCAACAATTGGGCGCTTCCGTATTGATCACCGGCCGGAGCGGTGCGATTGTAGCCTCCGTAACCGGCAACCATCTGGACATGCAAACTTGGCGCGCTTCGCAACGCCGCTATTGGTTAAGCCCACCATGA
- the nifD gene encoding nitrogenase molybdenum-iron protein alpha chain, translated as MAAMTREETEALIQEVLEIYPEKAKKDRAKHLAVNDHELEKSNKCITSNRKSLPGVMTIRGCAYAGSKGVVWGPIKDMIHISHGPVGCGQYSRAGRRNYYIGTTGVNAFVTMNFTSDFQEKDIVFGGDKKLAKCIDEIDQLFPLNKGISIQSECPIGLIGDDIEAVSKAKSKDIGKTVVPVRCEGFRGVSQSLGHHIANDAIRDWVLDKRDGDDSFPTTPYDVAVIGDYNIGGDAWASRTLLEEMGLRVVAQWSGDGTIAEIEKTPKVKLNLIHCYRSMNYIARHMEEKYSIPWIEYNFFGPTKIAESLRKIAAHFDDTIKEGAERVIERYKAEYEAVIAKYKPRLQGKRVMLYIGGLRPRHVIGAYEDLGMEVVGTGYEFGHNDDYDRTIKEIGNATLLYDDVTGYEFEEFVKKVQPDLIGSGIKEKYIFQKMGIPFRQMHSWDYSGPYHGYDGFAIFARDMDMTLNNPCWKQVKAPWKAEAASEPVKAVA; from the coding sequence ATGGCTGCCATGACTAGAGAAGAAACCGAAGCGCTTATCCAAGAAGTGCTCGAAATCTACCCTGAAAAAGCAAAAAAAGACCGGGCTAAACACTTAGCCGTCAACGATCACGAGTTGGAAAAATCCAACAAATGCATTACCTCCAACCGTAAATCATTGCCGGGTGTAATGACTATCCGCGGTTGTGCCTATGCCGGTTCTAAAGGCGTGGTATGGGGTCCTATCAAAGATATGATCCATATTTCACACGGTCCTGTCGGCTGCGGTCAATATTCCCGTGCCGGTCGTCGTAACTACTATATCGGTACCACCGGCGTTAACGCATTCGTAACGATGAACTTTACCTCTGACTTCCAAGAGAAAGACATCGTATTCGGCGGCGACAAAAAACTGGCCAAATGTATCGATGAAATCGATCAATTGTTCCCATTGAACAAAGGTATTTCTATCCAATCCGAGTGCCCAATCGGTTTGATCGGTGACGACATCGAAGCGGTTTCCAAAGCGAAATCCAAAGACATCGGCAAAACCGTTGTGCCTGTTCGTTGCGAAGGCTTCCGCGGCGTATCGCAATCTCTGGGTCATCACATCGCCAACGACGCGATCCGTGACTGGGTTTTGGACAAACGCGACGGCGACGACAGCTTCCCAACCACTCCTTACGACGTTGCCGTTATCGGTGACTACAACATCGGTGGTGACGCTTGGGCTTCACGTACCTTGTTGGAAGAAATGGGTCTGCGCGTAGTAGCTCAATGGTCCGGCGACGGTACCATCGCCGAGATCGAAAAAACCCCGAAAGTTAAATTGAACCTGATCCACTGCTACCGTTCAATGAACTACATTGCACGGCACATGGAAGAAAAGTACAGCATCCCCTGGATCGAGTACAACTTCTTCGGCCCGACCAAAATTGCTGAATCTTTGCGCAAAATCGCTGCTCACTTCGATGACACCATCAAAGAAGGTGCAGAGCGCGTAATCGAACGCTACAAAGCCGAATACGAAGCGGTTATCGCCAAATACAAACCACGTCTGCAAGGCAAACGCGTCATGCTGTACATCGGCGGTCTGCGTCCTCGCCACGTTATCGGTGCTTATGAAGATTTGGGCATGGAAGTGGTCGGTACCGGTTACGAATTCGGTCATAACGACGACTACGACCGTACCATTAAAGAAATCGGCAATGCGACTTTGTTGTACGACGACGTCACCGGTTACGAATTCGAAGAATTCGTTAAAAAAGTGCAACCCGACTTGATCGGTTCCGGTATTAAAGAGAAATACATTTTCCAAAAAATGGGTATCCCATTCCGGCAAATGCACTCTTGGGACTATTCAGGCCCTTATCACGGCTACGACGGTTTCGCGATCTTCGCCCGCGATATGGACATGACCTTGAACAATCCTTGCTGGAAACAAGTCAAGGCCCCTTGGAAAGCCGAGGCAGCAAGCGAGCCGGTTAAAGCCGTCGCGTAA
- a CDS encoding PepSY-associated TM helix domain-containing protein → MSFNLPHNLLRKIWRQSHVFLALAVGLLFVLQGITGSFSVYREELDKLFNPELHVEAKANQFLPLDTILAEIRKAHPDRHGSWVLEMPVSSDGVLTAWFEKPRESVDLWYAPLMVAVDPYTGRVLANRFWGQTLTTWVADWHSHWLLDAAGRVWVARLAVLLMLSVLSGLCLWWPGRSNLLKALRLRHDAGLMRLLMDSHRLLGLTSAILLLLLAFTGFHLANPALLEAWTGAGGMGHGDAGPNVRSTAVPNGRPISVEEAVLVARGLFPSSELRRVTTPAGELGTYKVNLRQRRELNQRHSFTTVWIDRWSGQIRAVNNPILYTPGQTFTTWQWPLHTGEAFGSGGRLLWFLLGFVPLLLWTSGVAHWLYRHGHLQDKAVRPGLWARALPARLLNAGKNLILLLLTWWNGCKYLTRWAVASGARRFRVFAAQCRERLNRGE, encoded by the coding sequence ATGTCGTTCAACCTGCCTCACAATTTGCTGCGTAAGATTTGGCGTCAATCTCATGTGTTTTTAGCCTTGGCGGTCGGGCTGTTGTTTGTACTGCAGGGAATTACCGGCAGCTTCAGCGTTTACCGGGAAGAGTTGGATAAGCTGTTCAATCCCGAGCTGCATGTCGAGGCCAAGGCGAATCAGTTTTTGCCGTTAGATACAATATTAGCGGAAATTCGAAAAGCCCACCCGGATAGACACGGTTCTTGGGTCTTGGAAATGCCGGTAAGTTCTGACGGTGTGCTGACGGCCTGGTTCGAAAAACCGCGCGAAAGCGTAGATCTGTGGTACGCACCGCTGATGGTTGCGGTGGATCCTTATACGGGGCGGGTGCTCGCCAATCGGTTTTGGGGGCAAACCTTGACTACCTGGGTGGCCGATTGGCACAGCCATTGGTTATTGGACGCGGCCGGCAGAGTTTGGGTGGCACGTTTGGCTGTACTGCTGATGCTATCCGTGCTCAGTGGCTTGTGCCTGTGGTGGCCGGGACGGAGCAATTTGCTCAAGGCGTTGCGCCTACGCCACGATGCGGGTTTGATGCGCTTATTAATGGACAGCCATCGGCTGCTGGGACTTACGAGCGCGATTTTGCTATTGCTGCTGGCATTTACCGGTTTTCATCTGGCCAATCCGGCATTGTTGGAGGCGTGGACCGGGGCTGGCGGCATGGGGCACGGCGATGCCGGGCCGAATGTCCGCAGTACCGCGGTGCCTAACGGCAGACCGATTTCAGTTGAGGAAGCGGTATTGGTCGCCCGCGGCCTGTTTCCGAGTTCCGAATTGCGGCGAGTCACTACCCCGGCCGGAGAATTGGGAACTTACAAAGTCAATTTGCGGCAGCGGCGCGAACTCAATCAACGCCACTCGTTTACTACGGTGTGGATAGACCGGTGGAGCGGGCAGATTCGCGCGGTCAACAATCCGATTTTATACACGCCCGGCCAGACCTTCACCACCTGGCAATGGCCGCTACATACCGGCGAGGCCTTCGGTAGCGGGGGGCGTTTGTTATGGTTTTTGCTGGGGTTCGTACCGTTGTTGCTGTGGACTAGCGGCGTTGCCCACTGGTTATACCGCCACGGGCACTTGCAGGATAAAGCCGTCCGGCCGGGCTTGTGGGCGCGAGCTTTGCCGGCCAGGCTGTTAAATGCGGGTAAAAATCTAATTTTGCTGCTGTTGACTTGGTGGAATGGTTGTAAATACCTGACACGTTGGGCGGTCGCATCCGGTGCGCGCCGATTTCGGGTTTTCGCCGCGCAGTGTAGAGAGCGCTTAAACCGTGGCGAATAA
- a CDS encoding PD40 domain-containing protein has product MTCSAARIASRVHGFPWILLFSAILLSNAANAVPTTTRISLTSSGQQVAGANQNPSVSADGSVVVFESLAPLLQDDNNGKADIYLVDIVSGEVELISVNSDGIVGNAASNHPTISANGRYVAFESAATNLVDSDSNKAVDVFLHDRQTDDTIRVSVKSDGSQADNFSQHPAISADGSTIAFESKATNLVAGDTNGLVDIFVREWVAGATERISVAGTDTQANGPSESPTLSGDGKFVAFSSIAGNLVAGDSNAKYHIYLRDRAQAQTLRVSQTADGVLADGDSYAPSISADAVYVAFESDATNLITGDYNGLRDIYVLDRKYQEHNNPPFARMVSPSLENAYSSNATISSDGRYVVYSYRANNVNQILVGDTQYGRVNNVSVATYIPPWIAPYGQAGNGSSANPSISANGRFIVFDSVATDIALGDTNNKDDVFLHDRGAYQCFGFYPDIFVFPTQVTIKGSNASDVIIGNSKNNIINGGKGDDIICGLDGNDNIKGGDGYDSIDGGYGKNVINGNNGDDYLIAGPDNNVINGGNGNDIIITGPGADRINGNNGNDEIHAGDGSNRVNGQNGDDTVTTGTGNDIVNGSAGNDTLDGGDGTDKLSGGPGTDTCNNGEKYRSCETLDQ; this is encoded by the coding sequence ATGACCTGCTCTGCCGCCCGCATTGCATCGCGCGTGCACGGTTTCCCCTGGATATTACTGTTTTCGGCGATATTACTTTCCAACGCTGCAAACGCCGTACCGACGACGACCCGCATTTCTCTAACGTCCTCGGGACAACAAGTGGCGGGCGCCAACCAAAATCCGAGCGTATCCGCCGACGGCAGCGTCGTGGTCTTCGAATCGCTGGCGCCGCTGTTACAAGACGACAACAACGGCAAGGCCGATATTTATCTGGTAGATATCGTTTCCGGCGAAGTCGAACTGATTTCGGTCAATTCCGACGGCATCGTCGGTAACGCGGCCAGCAACCATCCGACGATCTCGGCTAACGGCCGTTACGTCGCCTTCGAATCCGCCGCCACTAATTTAGTCGACAGCGACAGCAATAAAGCGGTCGACGTGTTTTTACACGATAGGCAAACCGACGACACCATTCGAGTTTCGGTGAAAAGCGACGGCAGTCAAGCCGACAACTTCAGTCAACATCCGGCCATTTCGGCCGACGGCAGCACGATCGCTTTCGAATCCAAGGCGACAAATTTAGTCGCGGGCGACACCAACGGCCTGGTCGACATCTTCGTCCGCGAATGGGTGGCAGGCGCCACCGAGAGAATATCCGTGGCCGGCACCGATACCCAAGCCAACGGCCCCAGCGAAAGTCCTACCCTATCCGGCGACGGCAAATTCGTGGCGTTCAGTTCAATAGCCGGTAATCTGGTGGCGGGCGACAGCAACGCTAAATACCACATCTATTTACGGGATAGGGCTCAAGCGCAAACGCTTAGAGTCAGCCAAACCGCCGACGGCGTATTGGCCGACGGCGACAGCTACGCACCCAGCATTTCGGCTGATGCGGTTTACGTCGCGTTCGAATCCGATGCCACGAATCTCATCACAGGGGACTACAACGGCTTGCGCGATATTTACGTGCTGGACAGGAAGTACCAAGAACACAATAACCCGCCATTCGCCCGCATGGTCAGCCCTTCGTTGGAAAACGCCTATTCCTCGAATGCCACGATCAGCAGCGACGGTCGCTATGTGGTTTACAGCTATCGAGCGAACAACGTCAACCAAATCCTGGTCGGCGATACCCAATACGGGCGTGTCAACAATGTATCGGTAGCCACGTACATACCGCCCTGGATCGCGCCTTACGGGCAAGCCGGTAACGGCAGCAGTGCCAATCCCAGCATATCGGCTAACGGCCGCTTTATCGTATTTGACTCGGTCGCTACCGACATTGCCCTTGGGGATACCAATAACAAAGACGACGTGTTTTTGCACGACCGCGGCGCTTACCAATGTTTCGGTTTTTACCCGGATATTTTCGTATTTCCCACCCAAGTCACCATCAAAGGCAGCAATGCCTCCGACGTTATTATCGGCAACAGCAAAAACAACATCATTAACGGCGGTAAGGGTGACGATATCATTTGTGGCTTGGACGGCAACGACAACATCAAGGGCGGCGACGGCTACGATTCGATAGACGGCGGCTACGGCAAAAACGTCATCAACGGCAACAACGGCGACGATTATTTAATCGCCGGCCCGGACAACAACGTCATCAACGGCGGTAACGGCAACGACATTATCATTACCGGCCCCGGCGCCGACCGCATCAACGGCAACAACGGCAACGACGAAATCCACGCCGGCGACGGCAGCAATCGGGTTAACGGTCAAAACGGCGACGACACCGTTACCACCGGCACCGGCAACGACATCGTTAACGGCTCCGCCGGCAACGATACCCTGGACGGCGGCGACGGCACCGATAAACTCAGCGGCGGCCCCGGCACCGACACTTGCAACAACGGCGAAAAATACCGCAGCTGCGAAACACTCGACCAATAA
- a CDS encoding diguanylate cyclase, giving the protein MNYRFSDLVDIEQFHSLLQSLYEATGILHGLIDTDNQIISAAGWQKVCTDFHRATPRTLERCQQSNCALADSVAEGQYCGCACTNGLFDYATPIIVEGRSLATLHFGQVLHEPPDLEFFRKQAQQMGFDEAEYLTAIRAVPIIERERIKPIMNFYVQLAQMLAGNGLNRLKQRDTEKRLADLNENLSRHVARRTAELTETNRQLLAEIEERERTADALRDSRIQLQAILDSSPIGIGWSNVNGQIEYINERFIDLFGYNLTDIPTIEHWYRLAYPDENYRNQVVAKWVQETAEARSKGLKPPQLEASVTCKDGSIRRVDMIVNWVGNRRLVSFHDITDRWRAEQHDQARKSTLELIATGASLPQILLDIVHNLEAENPGMLCSILLLDRDGQHLIHGAAPSLPEFYNEAINGISTGVGVGSCGSAVATRKRVIVENIQTHPYWAPYKELAASAKLAACWSEPILSSKGRILGTFGIYHHHPQAPSEQDLELIESAANLAAIAIEHSQTEAELERQAHTDFLTEIANRRHFMALAEVELARAVRYGSALTLLMLDIDYFKAINDRFGHDTGDQVLKQVAGILRQTLREADQVGRLGGEEFAAVLPETACEEGKQIAERLRIAVSAADLANKDDIPVRATISIGVATLNHGPENLNVLLKRADQALYAAKKHGRNQVQAADCSAASNAHYPAGLVKLSWNNTYKTGNELIDHQHETLFQLANDLLAAAIAKTPSPQAAAILNNLVATLQQHFHDEETVLAQIGFPNLEHHTSCHKRLSELTLQRVAAFRRGELGTSELFGFLVHELIAKHMLIEDQEFLPYLKNHSSTES; this is encoded by the coding sequence ATGAACTACCGCTTTTCCGACTTGGTCGACATCGAACAGTTTCACAGTTTGCTGCAATCGTTATATGAAGCGACCGGCATACTTCATGGTTTGATCGACACCGACAATCAGATTATCAGCGCGGCCGGCTGGCAAAAAGTCTGCACGGATTTTCACCGCGCCACCCCGCGAACCTTGGAGCGCTGCCAACAAAGCAACTGCGCCTTGGCGGACAGCGTGGCGGAAGGTCAATACTGCGGCTGCGCATGCACTAACGGTCTATTCGATTACGCCACGCCTATCATCGTGGAAGGCCGGTCATTGGCGACCTTACATTTCGGCCAGGTGCTGCACGAGCCGCCCGATTTGGAGTTTTTTCGCAAACAAGCGCAACAAATGGGTTTCGACGAGGCGGAATATCTTACGGCGATTCGGGCCGTGCCTATCATTGAGCGCGAGCGTATCAAACCTATCATGAACTTCTACGTGCAGTTGGCGCAAATGTTGGCCGGCAACGGTTTGAACCGCTTAAAACAGAGGGACACCGAAAAGCGTCTTGCGGACTTGAATGAAAATCTGTCCCGCCACGTCGCCCGGCGCACCGCCGAACTCACTGAAACGAACCGGCAATTATTGGCCGAAATCGAGGAACGGGAGCGAACGGCGGATGCACTACGCGACAGCCGGATACAACTCCAGGCCATCTTGGATTCTTCGCCCATCGGCATAGGCTGGTCGAATGTGAACGGCCAAATAGAGTACATCAATGAACGCTTTATCGATTTGTTTGGTTACAACTTAACCGACATTCCCACGATAGAGCATTGGTACCGGCTGGCTTACCCGGACGAAAACTACCGTAACCAAGTCGTCGCCAAGTGGGTGCAGGAAACCGCCGAGGCTCGCTCTAAAGGCCTCAAGCCGCCGCAACTGGAAGCTTCGGTGACATGCAAGGACGGCTCGATTCGGCGGGTGGACATGATCGTCAATTGGGTCGGCAACCGCCGCTTGGTCAGCTTTCACGACATCACCGACCGTTGGCGCGCCGAACAGCACGATCAAGCCCGAAAATCGACCCTGGAATTAATTGCTACCGGCGCATCGTTACCGCAGATTTTGCTGGACATCGTGCACAATTTGGAAGCCGAAAACCCGGGGATGCTGTGCTCCATCCTGTTACTGGACCGGGACGGCCAACACCTGATACACGGTGCCGCACCCAGTTTGCCGGAGTTTTACAACGAGGCGATTAACGGCATCAGCACTGGCGTCGGCGTAGGTTCTTGCGGCAGCGCGGTCGCCACCCGCAAACGAGTCATCGTGGAGAATATTCAAACCCACCCTTACTGGGCGCCTTATAAAGAACTGGCCGCATCGGCCAAGTTAGCGGCCTGCTGGTCCGAACCGATTTTATCGTCCAAAGGCCGGATACTCGGCACCTTCGGAATCTATCACCATCATCCGCAGGCGCCGAGCGAGCAGGACTTGGAACTGATAGAAAGCGCGGCCAACCTTGCCGCCATCGCCATAGAACATTCGCAAACGGAAGCCGAACTGGAACGCCAGGCGCATACCGACTTTTTAACCGAAATCGCCAACCGCCGGCATTTTATGGCATTGGCGGAAGTCGAATTGGCCCGTGCTGTTCGCTACGGCTCGGCCTTAACGCTATTGATGCTGGACATAGATTATTTTAAAGCGATCAACGATAGATTCGGTCACGACACCGGCGATCAAGTACTCAAGCAAGTGGCCGGCATTTTGCGTCAAACCTTGCGAGAAGCGGACCAAGTCGGCCGACTGGGCGGCGAGGAGTTTGCCGCGGTTCTGCCGGAGACCGCTTGCGAGGAAGGCAAACAGATTGCCGAACGTTTGCGCATAGCGGTATCCGCCGCCGACTTGGCGAACAAAGACGACATTCCGGTGCGGGCCACTATTTCGATCGGCGTTGCAACGCTGAATCATGGCCCGGAAAATTTGAACGTCCTGCTTAAACGCGCCGACCAAGCGCTTTACGCCGCCAAAAAACACGGCCGCAACCAAGTACAAGCCGCCGACTGTTCCGCGGCGAGTAACGCCCATTATCCGGCCGGCTTAGTGAAACTGAGCTGGAACAACACCTACAAAACCGGCAACGAATTAATCGATCATCAGCATGAAACCTTGTTCCAATTAGCGAACGATTTATTAGCGGCCGCTATCGCCAAAACCCCGTCCCCGCAAGCCGCGGCCATTCTGAACAATCTGGTCGCAACGCTGCAGCAGCATTTTCACGACGAAGAAACCGTGCTAGCCCAAATCGGCTTTCCCAATCTGGAGCACCACACGAGCTGCCATAAGCGCCTTAGCGAGTTAACCCTGCAGCGCGTAGCCGCGTTTCGCCGCGGCGAATTAGGAACCAGCGAACTATTCGGATTTTTAGTCCACGAACTCATCGCCAAACATATGTTGATCGAAGATCAGGAATTTTTACCCTACCTGAAAAACCATTCGTCAACCGAGAGCTAG
- the nifH gene encoding nitrogenase iron protein, with amino-acid sequence MALRQCAIYGKGGIGKSTTTQNLVAALAEAGKKVMIVGCDPKADSTRLILHAKAQNSIMQMAADAGSVEDLELEDVLKVGYGDVKCVESGGPEPGVGCAGRGVITAINFLEEEGAYDDDLDFVFYDVLGDVVCGGFAMPIRENKAQEIYIVCSGEMMAMYAANNIAKGIVKYANSGGVRLAGLICNSRNTDREDELIMALAERMGTFMIHFVPRDNVVQRAEIRRMTVIEYDPTAQQANEYRALAQKIIENKKLVIPSPITMDELEDLLMEFGIMEAEDESAIGKTAAQE; translated from the coding sequence ATGGCATTACGTCAATGTGCTATATACGGTAAAGGTGGTATCGGTAAATCGACCACTACGCAAAATCTGGTTGCGGCTCTGGCTGAAGCCGGCAAAAAAGTCATGATCGTCGGCTGCGATCCTAAAGCCGATTCTACCCGTTTGATCCTGCATGCGAAAGCGCAAAACTCCATCATGCAAATGGCTGCCGATGCCGGTAGCGTTGAAGATTTGGAACTGGAAGACGTATTGAAAGTCGGCTACGGCGACGTTAAATGCGTTGAATCCGGCGGTCCAGAGCCCGGCGTAGGTTGCGCAGGCCGTGGTGTTATCACCGCTATCAACTTCTTGGAAGAAGAAGGCGCTTACGACGACGACTTAGACTTCGTATTCTACGACGTATTGGGTGACGTTGTTTGCGGCGGTTTCGCTATGCCTATCCGCGAAAACAAAGCCCAAGAAATTTACATCGTATGCTCAGGCGAAATGATGGCTATGTACGCTGCCAACAACATCGCTAAAGGTATCGTGAAATACGCTAACTCCGGCGGCGTGCGTTTGGCCGGTTTGATCTGCAACAGCCGTAACACCGACCGCGAAGACGAGCTGATCATGGCTTTGGCAGAACGCATGGGTACTTTCATGATCCATTTCGTGCCACGCGACAACGTTGTACAGCGCGCTGAAATCCGTCGTATGACCGTTATCGAATACGATCCAACCGCGCAACAAGCTAACGAATACCGCGCTTTGGCTCAAAAAATCATCGAAAACAAAAAATTGGTCATCCCAAGCCCGATCACCATGGACGAGCTGGAAGACTTGTTGATGGAATTCGGCATCATGGAAGCGGAAGACGAATCCGCTATTGGTAAAACTGCTGCTCAAGAGTAA
- a CDS encoding DUF2062 domain-containing protein, translating into MPKKIIKKYLPDPEKIKSIKSLQFLGDRLHDPNLWHLNRHSVALAFAVGLFFAWVPSPTQMAMAAAGALFVRANLPISVALVWITNPITMPPLFYFAYLVGIWLLNKPHFDGEFALDSVFSSMADIGGPFLFGCLVVGVTCSAAGYFGMNAFWHWHVAHRWKVRKRQRAERRQQS; encoded by the coding sequence ATGCCTAAAAAAATAATAAAAAAATATTTACCGGATCCCGAAAAAATCAAATCGATAAAAAGCTTGCAGTTTTTAGGCGATCGTTTGCATGACCCGAATTTGTGGCATTTAAATCGCCATTCGGTTGCCTTGGCATTCGCGGTCGGCCTGTTTTTCGCCTGGGTGCCGTCACCGACGCAAATGGCGATGGCCGCTGCCGGAGCATTGTTCGTTCGCGCTAATTTGCCCATTTCGGTTGCGCTGGTATGGATTACCAATCCGATAACCATGCCGCCCTTGTTTTACTTTGCTTATTTAGTGGGCATTTGGTTGTTGAATAAACCGCATTTCGACGGCGAATTTGCGCTGGACAGCGTATTTTCCAGCATGGCCGACATCGGCGGGCCGTTTTTGTTCGGTTGCTTGGTGGTGGGGGTTACCTGTTCCGCCGCCGGTTATTTCGGAATGAACGCTTTTTGGCATTGGCATGTTGCCCACCGTTGGAAGGTGCGTAAACGGCAGCGCGCAGAAAGACGGCAGCAATCTTGA